In one window of Denticeps clupeoides chromosome 2, fDenClu1.1, whole genome shotgun sequence DNA:
- the LOC114767855 gene encoding choline-phosphate cytidylyltransferase B isoform X1 has product MEELEHTCPQPRTTLTEPAIFMQDTSCDCRAPHEKLTIEQAKHGTPVDRPVRVYADGIFDLFHSGHARALMQAKNLFPNSYLIVGVCSDELTHKYKGFTVMTEDERYEALRHCRYVDEVVRDAPWTLTAEFLEKHKIDFVAHDDIPYSSAGTEDVYKHIKEAGMFVPTQRTEGISTSDLITRIVRDYDVYARRNLQRGYTAKELNVSYINEKKYRLQNQVDRMKEKVRTVEEKSKHFVYRVEEKSADLIQKWEEKSREFIGNFLELFGPDGTWKQMFQERSGRMIQAFSPRSSPSSSPTREVSPSRSPSPPSRWASARNSPPSSPKGASASISSMSEGDEDEK; this is encoded by the exons ATGGAGGAACTAGAACACACTTGTCCCCAGCCGCGAACG ACTCTGACCGAGCCAGCGATATTTATGCAGGATACGAGCTGCGACTGTCGGGCCCCTCATGAGAAACTGACCATCGAACAGGCTAAACATGGCACACCCG tGGACAGGCCAGTGCGGGTGTATGCTGATGGGATCTTTGATCTTTTCCACTCGGGCCACGCCCGTGCATTGATGCAAGCCAAGAACCTCTTTCCCAACTCATACCTAATAGTTGGAG tgtgtagCGATGAACTCACCCATAAATACAAGGGCTTCACAGTAATGACGGAGGATGAGCGGTACGAGGCACTGAGGCACTGTCGCTACGTGGACGAGGTGGTGCGAGATGCACCCTGGACTCTCACCGCAGAGTTTCTGGAGAAACACAAG ATCGACTTTGTGGCCCATGATGACATCCCATACTCCTCAGCAGGTACTGAAGACGTGTACAAGCACATTAAGGAGGCTG GCATGTTCGTTCCCACTCAGAGGACTGAGGGGATTTCTACCTCTGACCTCATCACCCGGATTGTTCGGGACTATGATGTCTACGCCCGACGCAACCTGCAGAGAGGTTATACGGCCAAAGAGCTCAATGTCAGCTATATCAAT GAGAAGAAATACCGCCTGCAGAATCAGGTGGACCGGATGAAGGAGAAGGTTCGTACGGTGGAGGAGAAGTCCAAGCACTTTGTGTACAGGGTCGAGGAAAAGAGCGCGGACCTGATACAGAAGTGGGAAGAGAAATCCCGTGAGTTTATCGGGAACTTCTTGGAACTGTTTGGCCCAGATGGAACTTGG AAGCAAATGTTCCAAGAGCGCAGTGGGCGTATGATCCAGGCATTTTCTCCCCGCAGCTCCCCGAGCAGCAGCCCCACACGGGAGGTCTCTCCATCCCGGTCACCCTCTCCACCCTCCCGCTGGGCCAGCGCCCGAAACTCACCCCCCTCCTCGCCCAAAGGTGCCTCTGCCTCCATCAGCAGCATGAGCGAGGGAGATGAGGATGAGAAGTAA
- the LOC114767855 gene encoding choline-phosphate cytidylyltransferase B isoform X3: MEELEHTCPQPRTTLTEPAIFMQDTSCDCRAPHEKLTIEQAKHGTPVDRPVRVYADGIFDLFHSGHARALMQAKNLFPNSYLIVGVCSDELTHKYKGFTVMTEDERYEALRHCRYVDEVVRDAPWTLTAEFLEKHKIDFVAHDDIPYSSAGTEDVYKHIKEAGMFVPTQRTEGISTSDLITRIVRDYDVYARRNLQRGYTAKELNVSYINEKKYRLQNQVDRMKEKVRTVEEKSKHFVYRVEEKSADLIQKWEEKSQANVPRAQWAYDPGIFSPQLPEQQPHTGGLSIPVTLSTLPLGQRPKLTPLLAQRCLCLHQQHERGR; the protein is encoded by the exons ATGGAGGAACTAGAACACACTTGTCCCCAGCCGCGAACG ACTCTGACCGAGCCAGCGATATTTATGCAGGATACGAGCTGCGACTGTCGGGCCCCTCATGAGAAACTGACCATCGAACAGGCTAAACATGGCACACCCG tGGACAGGCCAGTGCGGGTGTATGCTGATGGGATCTTTGATCTTTTCCACTCGGGCCACGCCCGTGCATTGATGCAAGCCAAGAACCTCTTTCCCAACTCATACCTAATAGTTGGAG tgtgtagCGATGAACTCACCCATAAATACAAGGGCTTCACAGTAATGACGGAGGATGAGCGGTACGAGGCACTGAGGCACTGTCGCTACGTGGACGAGGTGGTGCGAGATGCACCCTGGACTCTCACCGCAGAGTTTCTGGAGAAACACAAG ATCGACTTTGTGGCCCATGATGACATCCCATACTCCTCAGCAGGTACTGAAGACGTGTACAAGCACATTAAGGAGGCTG GCATGTTCGTTCCCACTCAGAGGACTGAGGGGATTTCTACCTCTGACCTCATCACCCGGATTGTTCGGGACTATGATGTCTACGCCCGACGCAACCTGCAGAGAGGTTATACGGCCAAAGAGCTCAATGTCAGCTATATCAAT GAGAAGAAATACCGCCTGCAGAATCAGGTGGACCGGATGAAGGAGAAGGTTCGTACGGTGGAGGAGAAGTCCAAGCACTTTGTGTACAGGGTCGAGGAAAAGAGCGCGGACCTGATACAGAAGTGGGAAGAGAAATCCC AAGCAAATGTTCCAAGAGCGCAGTGGGCGTATGATCCAGGCATTTTCTCCCCGCAGCTCCCCGAGCAGCAGCCCCACACGGGAGGTCTCTCCATCCCGGTCACCCTCTCCACCCTCCCGCTGGGCCAGCGCCCGAAACTCACCCCCCTCCTCGCCCAAAGGTGCCTCTGCCTCCATCAGCAGCATGAGCGAGGGAGATGA
- the LOC114767855 gene encoding choline-phosphate cytidylyltransferase B isoform X2, whose amino-acid sequence MEELEHTCPQPRTTLTEPAIFMQDTSCDCRAPHEKLTIEQAKHGTPVDRPVRVYADGIFDLFHSGHARALMQAKNLFPNSYLIVGVCSDELTHKYKGFTVMTEDERYEALRHCRYVDEVVRDAPWTLTAEFLEKHKIDFVAHDDIPYSSAGMFVPTQRTEGISTSDLITRIVRDYDVYARRNLQRGYTAKELNVSYINEKKYRLQNQVDRMKEKVRTVEEKSKHFVYRVEEKSADLIQKWEEKSREFIGNFLELFGPDGTWKQMFQERSGRMIQAFSPRSSPSSSPTREVSPSRSPSPPSRWASARNSPPSSPKGASASISSMSEGDEDEK is encoded by the exons ATGGAGGAACTAGAACACACTTGTCCCCAGCCGCGAACG ACTCTGACCGAGCCAGCGATATTTATGCAGGATACGAGCTGCGACTGTCGGGCCCCTCATGAGAAACTGACCATCGAACAGGCTAAACATGGCACACCCG tGGACAGGCCAGTGCGGGTGTATGCTGATGGGATCTTTGATCTTTTCCACTCGGGCCACGCCCGTGCATTGATGCAAGCCAAGAACCTCTTTCCCAACTCATACCTAATAGTTGGAG tgtgtagCGATGAACTCACCCATAAATACAAGGGCTTCACAGTAATGACGGAGGATGAGCGGTACGAGGCACTGAGGCACTGTCGCTACGTGGACGAGGTGGTGCGAGATGCACCCTGGACTCTCACCGCAGAGTTTCTGGAGAAACACAAG ATCGACTTTGTGGCCCATGATGACATCCCATACTCCTCAGCAG GCATGTTCGTTCCCACTCAGAGGACTGAGGGGATTTCTACCTCTGACCTCATCACCCGGATTGTTCGGGACTATGATGTCTACGCCCGACGCAACCTGCAGAGAGGTTATACGGCCAAAGAGCTCAATGTCAGCTATATCAAT GAGAAGAAATACCGCCTGCAGAATCAGGTGGACCGGATGAAGGAGAAGGTTCGTACGGTGGAGGAGAAGTCCAAGCACTTTGTGTACAGGGTCGAGGAAAAGAGCGCGGACCTGATACAGAAGTGGGAAGAGAAATCCCGTGAGTTTATCGGGAACTTCTTGGAACTGTTTGGCCCAGATGGAACTTGG AAGCAAATGTTCCAAGAGCGCAGTGGGCGTATGATCCAGGCATTTTCTCCCCGCAGCTCCCCGAGCAGCAGCCCCACACGGGAGGTCTCTCCATCCCGGTCACCCTCTCCACCCTCCCGCTGGGCCAGCGCCCGAAACTCACCCCCCTCCTCGCCCAAAGGTGCCTCTGCCTCCATCAGCAGCATGAGCGAGGGAGATGAGGATGAGAAGTAA
- the LOC114767847 gene encoding pyruvate dehydrogenase (acetyl-transferring) kinase isozyme 3, mitochondrial — protein sequence MRLYAFLLKNTSPKIEYYSRFSPSPLSIKQFLEFGRDNACEKTSYMFLRKELPVRLANTMREVNLLPDKLLNQPSVKLVQKWYMQSFLELLEYENRNSEDAQALEDFLEVLIEIRNRHNDVVPTMAQGVIEYKEKFGFDPFVSSNIQYFLDRFYTNRISFRMLINQHTLLFGNDTNPAHPKHIGSIDPTCSVADVVRDAYENAKMLCHQYYLAAPELKIEEFHAKAPEKPIHAVYVPSHLFHMLFELFKNSMRATVEHHEGREEGLPPVKAKVTLGKEDLSIKISDRGGGVPLRKIDRLFNYMYSTAPTPSLEPSRAVPLAGFGYGLPISRLYARYFQGDLKLYSMEGVGTDAVIYLKALSSESFERLPVFNKSAWRHYQTGPEADDWSNPSREPRDASKFKAKR from the exons ATGAGGCTGTATGCGTTTCTCTTAAAGAACACGTCGCCAAAGATCGAGTATTATTCCCGCTTCTCTCCTTCTCCGCTCTCCATCAAGCAGTTTCTGGAGTTCG GGAGAGATAATGCCTGTGAGAAAACGTCCTACATGTTCCTGCGGAAGGAGTTGCCGGTCCGTCTGGCGAATACAATGAGAGAGGTCAACCTGCTGCCTGACAAACTGCTGAACCAGCCCTCCGTCAAGCTTGTACAGAAATG gTACATGCAGAGTTTCCTGGAACTCCTGGAGTATGAGAACCGTAACTCAGAGGATGCACAGGCCTTGGAAGA CTTCTTGGAGGTCCTAATTGAAATTAGGAACAGACATAACGATGTGGTTCCAACCATGGCCCAGGGTGTGATTGAATACAAGGAGAAATTTGGTTTTGACCCCTTTGTAAGCAGCAACATTCAGTATTTCCTGGACCGCTTCTACACCAACCGCATTTCCTTCCGCATGCTCATCAATCAGCACA CTCTCCTTTTTGGCAACGACACAAACCCAGCCCATCCCAAACACATTGGAAGTATTGACCCTACATGCAGTGTGGCTGACGTAGTAAGAG ATGCTTATGAAAATGCTAAGATGCTATGTCACCAGTACTACTTAGCTGCCCCTGAGCTCAAAATAGAAGAATTCCATG CTAAGGCCCCAGAAAAGCCCATTCATGCCGTGTACGTGCCCTCACACCTCTTCCACATGCTGTTTGAACTGTTTAAG AACTCAATGCGTGCAACAGTGGAGCATCACGAAGGCAGGGAGGAGGGGCTTCCTCCCGTGAAGGCTAAGGTCACCTTGGGGAAGGAGGATTTGTCCATAAAG ATCAGTGACCGAGGTGGAGGGGTGCCTCTGAGAAAGATCGACAGACTCTTTAACTACATGTATTCGACCGCACCCACCCCCAGCCTGGAGCCGTCCCGCGCAGTCCCACTG GCAGGGTTTGGTTATGGCCTGCCCATATCTAGACTCTATGCTCGCTACTTTCAAGGGGACCTGAAACTCTACTCCATGGAGGGGGTGGGGACAGATGCTGTTATTTATCTAAAG GCTCTGTCCAGCGAATCATTTGAGCGACTACCAGTCTTCAATAAGTCGGCCTGGCGCCATTACCAGACTGGCCCCGAGGCGGATGACTGGAGCAACCCCAGCAGAGAACCACGAGATGCCTCCAAGTTCAAGGCCAAAAGATAA